The Chaetodon auriga isolate fChaAug3 chromosome 4, fChaAug3.hap1, whole genome shotgun sequence region TTTTGTAGCAGCAGTGTATTGATTCTATGCTGATGAAGGTCTTTCTCATCTGAATCAGTGGATTTATCCTCCAGTCTTTTGTAGAACAGATTAAGTTGttaaatgaaggaaaaacacGGCACACATTATCAACCGCTGACAGGAACTACCCGCCAACCCTCTGAGCGTCAACTTCCCAAAAAGTTTAACTTATTTTCTAAATATCTGAGTGTCATTTTATCATAATCTTTTAAAGTACACATTGAGAACCTCTCAAAAGCTCTTCTACCATGTCTTTCATTGATAGTTATGAGACATCTGCATTTACAGCTTTCTTGCCTTTAACAGTATTCTTTAAACTTTCTTAATTTTGGGGATTAGCACTTGACTAAGCTGCGAGAGGCATTTTATTCTTCCTTAACAGTGCTGTTGAACTCTTCTTTTAGAGCTTTCTCTGGCCTGTTTCAGTTCCCAGCAGCACCAGATGAAGGTCAAACCAGAAGCTTTGACTTTGTTGATGTTGAACTTTATGAATGAATGCAGAGCAAGACAGCGCTGCAGTAAAACACCGTTCAGAAtggcatgttttgtttttggcgAGAACATATTGCCATTCGTGATAATGAAGAGCAatgcattttgggaaaaaaaggcttttgtgCACAATTATAGATTCAGTCTTTCAAACTGTCTCTTCTCAGCTGGTTTGTTCAAACACCCTCATGCACACTCCCATTTCCTATCTTTTTGCACATCAACTATATATATTTCAACATAAATGCAGAAGTGGGCATCtaaactgtgacatcataatgttctgcagaaGCTCTTACTGGCTCAAAGTTTGGTTAAGATTTGGTCAGACCGCCAAGTCTCCACCAGCCAAAGCTCCACCCAGGGCTCAGTACAGTGTACCTACAGAACATACTACATCTGCCAGGttataatacacacacaacatattcatttctttctttcgcCAATAAAAAACACCATGTTTTGTCTCAACAACATCGTACGCGAATGAAAACACCAGCACCTGCTTGTCCTCAGTGAATGGGCTCTCCTCACATGAGGTACAGGTATATGACACATACTGTTACgtatttaaataaatgaagctCCAAGGTCATTTCCTTTAACCTGAACTTAAGGGAGGACCGTGTTCATTCTGGTTTTTATGATCCTAATCACCTCTGATTTGCTGCCCCCTTTACATAACAATAAGCTCATAAGCCTCATTAAAAGAGGATAAAAAGCTCAGTCCTCTGCTGCATCCTGATCAAAGAACAGAGTCTCTTTGCCTCGCTGGTTCTGATTTTGAAGACTGAACAGCAACATCAACTTTTTGGAGATTTGGAACAGGTAGTAAACTCTTTTTAAAATCTTACAGGAAGATACTATCAACTGTCTTGAACACTGTAAAAACTAAGATGCACCACAGCACGATGAATTAGACGAGCAGCATAATTTGGGCTGTGATGCTGGCAACTGTATCAATGGGAAAAGATTTCGCTCGACCTGTTATAGTTCAACACACTCTGTTGAGATTATGTGGATTTGCTAGGATCAGAATTATTTTGTCCTATTTTAATTGGTAGTGATGTTGAACCCTTTAAAGAACTTTTCAGTCATTCATCTGTGTGAACTTCTAAAGTTGCATCCCTCTCCTTTTAAGGAGCAATGATGCAGGTAACAGGTGTATATGTTTACAGAGTGTGATTTCAGTTGAATTTACTAACCACAAGCTCATACCTGAAGGAAGAATTATTCTGAGGCTGTCCAgctcaaaacaaatgaaccaaaaGTCAGTGATGCAGAGCAGTGACTGAGGATATTGACAGAAGGACATCAATCTACAAGAATCTTGTCTTACATGCTTCTGAAGGTCAGAGAGGTTGGGAGAATTTCATTGTAAGGGTTCAGTAATATTCAAGAGATCATAATTACACCACAATTTCTCTCTGAAAGGTGTGGTCAATAGATTTGATCAGTGTATCTAAATACTCTGTACCTCACCCTGTACCAATACTCAAATAAAACCCTGAGCATGAGATAACAGTAACATAAACATAGTATGCAGATAGTTGGTAAGGTGTGGCCATGTGAGTAGTAGGCATATCACATTCTACAGCAATAAAGATGAATAAAGAGAGCATTGTATGGTGAGTGTCCTTGCAGTCATAAATCATTATCGCTTGCTCACAAATCAAAGTCTTTATCTTGGCAATATTTATGGTAAAGGTAAAGTCTCATATGATTAGCCCCCAGGCTGTACTTAATGTATTGTGTAACAGATACAGAGGTAACAGGATGATTAGATTTTTATCCCACAACCTGGTGACACAAACATTACTCGTTATGGTCACAGATAATCAGCTGCAATGACGCTCACTGatctccttctctgctctctctgtctttctctgacatgtttcatcCAGCCATGCCCTCCTCTTCCACCCCACCCCTTCTCTACCtgagcctcctcctctttctgtcgcAACACCGCCTTGCTCTCTCCTGTGAGCCCGGGACCACCAGAGCGTGTGAGGCGGCCCCCTTCGTACCAGGCCACAGCATGGTCGGGGAGGGCTTTGACGTGGTCACCCTGCAGCGTAAAGGAGCCCACGTGGTTGACGTGAAGACCTACCTCAGACCAGATGGCACCTGCACTCTCTGCCCCAACTCTCTTCAAGGCGGCATGCTGCAGAAAGTACTTCATATATGAATCATTTTGCAGTAACTTTAACTGTTGCATATAGCTTCTGTGTGCTAACCAAGGTATTTCCACCTCCATTTTCAGCTGCCCCTCTCTGCCTTGAACTGGCATGTGTACAGCCAGTGCAACACTGAAATCCACAGCAGTGAACACACCTCTGTTGGGTATTGTATTTTACAGAAGTTTAGCACTGAAGGGGTTATGAGCCATTTCCATATTTCACTGTCATTCCATTTCCTCAATGAAGGCCAGCAATGTGAATGTATACACCAGTCTTTGCTAAGTAGAAAGAGCtttaatgctgatttatttCATGTGAATTGCGCCCACAGCTCACTGATGGACGCTTACACCACCCAGGACAGTAGTGACTGGAAGGTAGGAAGCATCTCACAGCTATTGCTgacatgaaatgaacatttcagattattattattattattattaagattattattagtagtagtattgtaACTGATAGACTGCTGGACCCCAGCCTTTTTCCAGAATTTGCTTTGAAGGAACCAACACATTGTATTCATGACACAGGGCTGATATGATGAGATTTCAGAGCACCACAGGTTTTATGGCTCATGTTCCTTTGAATCTATGGACCTTACCCTTAATGCCAGCAGAACAAGACCAAGTATATTCAATTAAAAGTATTTGCAAATGAAGGGCTTTATCAGTATTTGATGCTACTAAATTTTGGTGAACATCATGCGGGTCCTAAGGTTATATTTTAAATTTTTCTTATCAGGTTGGTTTGGACATAGATAAGTTTGAGTCTGCTGACCTGGAGGTGGGAGGAACAGGCTCCGCTGTGTATAAGTTTGCAGCAGAAAGGACCAGAGAGGACCGCTACTTCTTCAGCACTCACAGGACCACCTGCAGCCATTATCGGTAGGCCGTGAAGAtccacacagtgcagcagaagATTTGTCAGTCAGGCTTGTTAAGGTCATTTCAGTTAAGATAACTTActattttgtctctttttgtctaGTTACCGTGTGGCAAGCAGCCCACCCCTCAGCTCAGAGTTCAGTCAGGATTTGGCCAGACTGCCACGTCTCTACAACTCCACCACCAGCCCTCAGTACAGGGAGCTCATACATACCTATGGCACACACTACGTCCGCCAGGTTAAAACACACGCCATTATGAATTTCCTCatctaataaataaaaactgtatttttctctctcagcaacatcattcttcatttcaggcttacCTTGGGGGGCGACTCAGGCGAATCACAGCTATACGCACCTGTTTGTCCACACTGAACCAGCTTTCCCCGAGTGAGGTACATGTAGCACACGTGGCTGCACAGCGTACACAGTCACCAAAACACATATCTGTACACTCCACATGTACGCAAACACAACTGCTGTTACACTGCTGTGAAGGACTGTCAGAAGAGTGATGTGCAACATCTGCGTGCTGTTGTTTTCCAATCCGCATGAacttttattatttcatgttaTCTAATGGGTAGAGGCAAACAACCtgttagatttttttattttcctagATACAAAAGACATTTCTGTTATTgatcctcttttcctccatAAGTGTTGAACTGGGTTGAGAGCTGGTGACAGCACAGAAGTCTCCACCATTTATTCAGGTTTCTCTTTTGATTTCTCATCTGTCTGTGGATACATAATGTAGAGCAGGTCATCCAGTGATTACAGGGTTTTTTAGTCTCAACGCTGACTCCTCCTTACAGCATGTTTAAGTGAGTAGAAGATTTTGAGCCCACACCTTTTTTGATGTGCAGGTCTTCGCCACCATCAaagtatgaatgtgtgtgtgtgtgacagtgatgcaCCATTTACTGCTCTCACCATAAAGGAACTATTTAAATGAAATCCAGTAGCCATTGAATATCAGTAAcatctcattttcctcctcctgtcctctagGTGTACTCCTGCCTATCACTGGGCATCTCTGTGGGCCTGGGGATGATATCTGATAACGAACAGTCTTGCAGCAAAGTCCTACAGAACCAGGACTTGTCCACCTCTTACAGCTCTGGCCTCTACCAACACTACACAGTGTTAGCAGGAGGCACTGGGTGGTCGGGGGAGTTTTCACTCACTCAAAATGACTCACTGGGTTACGAGAATTGGCTGAACACCCTTAAGGACCATCCAGATATTGTTTCGTACTCCCTTAGACCAATGTATGAGCTGTTGCCAAATGAGGCGCAGAAGCTAGCGATGAAGGCTGCCATAGAGCAGTACTTAGTAGAAAACGCTGTGAAGAGCTTGAAGGAAGAACCAGACTGCGGGATCCAAACTTCCAACGTGGCTTCCAACTGCTGTCCTAAAAAGACTGCAGAGGGAATGCTGAAGGTGACCATCATCAGAGGCTGGGATCTTGATGGAGATTTCTTAAGCAAGACTAACAGGTGAGCTGAGAGAGGCAAGAGATTGCAATCTGAAGGTGGTATATCGAACAACAACATTCATTTACTGGTTGCTTTTTCTCCTATTCACAGCTATGCTATCATGTGGTACGGTACCACCAGACGCAAGACTCGTGTGATTAAGTCAAACAACCCCGAGTGGAACCAAAGCTATGATCTGGGCAAGGTCAGTAGATTAATGAGCTTAAAAGACCTTCAATCCTCGTCTAGAGTTGCTACATCTAACATCTGTGCGTACCTAGTGTCGAAAAGTCGAAAAGTAAAAATTAGTGGTCATACTCAAAGGCCAGTTAACTGAAATTAGAAAAAATATGCTTGGACATGTGTGCTTTGTAATCTGTCATCAGCATAAAGGAAAGCCTGAGGGAAATGGGTACCAGGTGAGTGGGATGATCAGGTGATGGGACTGGTGGGGGAAGGGGTTTCTTCCTGGTCAGGACAGAAACTGTATGGCAGCCAAGGTGCTCGTATATCTGAGTTTAAAGGTTGTGGAATCGCTCTTTGTATTATAAGAACTTGATCCATTCCATCCAATAATATTTGAAAAGTTTAGAAAAACTGATTAAATTACTCTGTCCCATTCATCCCAGTACTTCAAACCACTCTTAGTATTAAAATAAAGATGTGTCAATGCATCTGAGTACAGACATTTCATGGATTAAGCCCATTGTTCTCATTAATTTAGCTCATTTGAAGGGAAATCGTATTTTTAAAGTTATTTCAATTagtattttaactttttttttctgcaggtggGCACACACTTGGATTTGAAAGTCGAGGTCTGGGACAGGGACATTGGAAAAGATGACCTTCTGGGATCATGTTCATGGTTCCTGAACCCAGGgacacacaaactcacctgtCAACTCAAGAAAGGCGGTTTTGAGGTCGAATATACCATGACCTGCGACCCTTATTTGACTGGGGAGGGGTGCAAAAGTTATCAACCAACTCCATAGGGGGAAATGCACTTTGAGACAAGACTACTCGCAAACGTTGCTCGCTTTTCTTTAAAATccaactgaaatcacatttagtCATCCACTTTTGTAGTCTGAATTAATGTCAACATGTGTTTTAAATTAATTGTTCacagtttttattatttaaaggaagaaaaagggTTTTGGGGGGGAAGTATCAGCAATGATGCTTTTTGTCTCAGTTGGCTGGAGGGACGCGTCCatgtgtgagtttgatgctgccttcaaatgAACAAATTACCGTGTTCATGAGCAGAGTCCATAtgaacccccctcccccctcttgtAATATTCACAACCTTGGAagaagtggattttttttttttgacagctcTGAATTGACAAGTTGTGCTTACATTCTCAGTCACAGCAGAGGTCATGGAAGTTTATTTATTGATAGTAAGTTAATATATTgcagttttagtttttcttcatcCATGTCAGTACCAAAACAGTCATCATTACGGACgagtcttcctcctcttcagaggaGATGTAtgctgtggcaaaaaaaaaaaagtgatatcATTTCAGTTGGATTTCAATCTTGTTGATTCCTTGCTTTAAGTGTAATGAAGCCGTCAGTCACCACAGTACTCTGACACACAGGCTGTGCAGTAAGTCAAGTGACTGAGGAGCTCATACATTCATTTTCCTACCATTAAACTGGCAATAGACTAGTTTTCTGCCTTAATGTGTCATGTAGTAAACGTTGTATTGCACGATGTCATGGCAATAGAATGATTTAGATTGGCTGCCTCTAAGCCTTGCTTTCACTGTGCAGTTTTATGGCACAGAGTACGTCACCCATAGTTAAAAGATTAATCCAGTTAGCCTAAATGAATTTACTTCACTCAACGGACAGGACATATGTTATCACTGTCTCTGttgtacattttctttaattttgtaAAAACATTAAACTATACCAACCCAGTCATCGCTCAAGACATACTAAAGAATCTCtatctgctctcttctctccattatacatgaaataaatgaatgaactcgtgctttttttcctgttttcttctaCTCCCACTTCCACCCAGACACCAATCCCCGCTGTAGTTTAGGCTACATGTTTGCACAAGGCAATGCTCACTGTGTTATTACTCCAAGCCGTCTGCAGGCTGAGGCCTTAATAGACAGACATGATGGAGGTATTACTGTCATCTAGCTACCCCTCTGCCAGAGAGAGGAATaagcttgtttctgctgaca contains the following coding sequences:
- the LOC143319904 gene encoding perforin-1-like isoform X1 encodes the protein MFHPAMPSSSTPPLLYLSLLLFLSQHRLALSCEPGTTRACEAAPFVPGHSMVGEGFDVVTLQRKGAHVVDVKTYLRPDGTCTLCPNSLQGGMLQKLPLSALNWHVYSQCNTEIHSSEHTSVGSLMDAYTTQDSSDWKVGLDIDKFESADLEVGGTGSAVYKFAAERTREDRYFFSTHRTTCSHYRYRVASSPPLSSEFSQDLARLPRLYNSTTSPQYRELIHTYGTHYVRQAYLGGRLRRITAIRTCLSTLNQLSPSEVYSCLSLGISVGLGMISDNEQSCSKVLQNQDLSTSYSSGLYQHYTVLAGGTGWSGEFSLTQNDSLGYENWLNTLKDHPDIVSYSLRPMYELLPNEAQKLAMKAAIEQYLVENAVKSLKEEPDCGIQTSNVASNCCPKKTAEGMLKVTIIRGWDLDGDFLSKTNSYAIMWYGTTRRKTRVIKSNNPEWNQSYDLGKVGTHLDLKVEVWDRDIGKDDLLGSCSWFLNPGTHKLTCQLKKGGFEVEYTMTCDPYLTGEGCKSYQPTP
- the LOC143319904 gene encoding perforin-1-like isoform X2 encodes the protein MPSSSTPPLLYLSLLLFLSQHRLALSCEPGTTRACEAAPFVPGHSMVGEGFDVVTLQRKGAHVVDVKTYLRPDGTCTLCPNSLQGGMLQKLPLSALNWHVYSQCNTEIHSSEHTSVGSLMDAYTTQDSSDWKVGLDIDKFESADLEVGGTGSAVYKFAAERTREDRYFFSTHRTTCSHYRYRVASSPPLSSEFSQDLARLPRLYNSTTSPQYRELIHTYGTHYVRQAYLGGRLRRITAIRTCLSTLNQLSPSEVYSCLSLGISVGLGMISDNEQSCSKVLQNQDLSTSYSSGLYQHYTVLAGGTGWSGEFSLTQNDSLGYENWLNTLKDHPDIVSYSLRPMYELLPNEAQKLAMKAAIEQYLVENAVKSLKEEPDCGIQTSNVASNCCPKKTAEGMLKVTIIRGWDLDGDFLSKTNSYAIMWYGTTRRKTRVIKSNNPEWNQSYDLGKVGTHLDLKVEVWDRDIGKDDLLGSCSWFLNPGTHKLTCQLKKGGFEVEYTMTCDPYLTGEGCKSYQPTP